A single genomic interval of Armigeres subalbatus isolate Guangzhou_Male chromosome 1, GZ_Asu_2, whole genome shotgun sequence harbors:
- the LOC134205526 gene encoding tyrosine-protein phosphatase non-receptor type 23-like gives MIGFKLLTAACLLAVASAQQDYQQDYRPAPLRLGTNAVEAKPTPIPILKQINRHNEDGSYTYGYEGADGSFKIETKLATGEVKGKYGYVDESGKVKVVEYGANKYGFQPSGEGITVPPPTLVDETTGKDALLDYEDNVPAPRPQKIRPSKPQPRPQPQPQPQYYDYEEEQHQAQPQQQHQPQPQPQVHFQPQPQQQPRYHQQPQQVQAQYVQNSHFGPAANNPAGPAPPRVQIANAVPIDVVYSPKQRPARPEPSYDTRPQAFPNAGPAPEPKIRYSAPAFAAAAPAPLPKANLAPQPNYAPQPNYAPQPRPAPAAYQPRPAQGRSTSVLDQLAKDYALPQGGAAPLHDISFGYF, from the exons CTTACGGCGGCATGCTTACTGGCAGTTGCATCTGCCCAGCAGGACTACCAACAAGACTACCGACCAGCACCGCTGCGACTCGGCACAAACGCGGTGGAAGCCAAACCAACGCCGATTCCGATTCTCAAGCAGATCAACAG ACACAACGAAGATGGTTCCTATACGTATGGTTACGAAGGCGCTGATGGATCATTCAAAATCGAAACAAAACTCGCAACCGGGGAAGTCAAAGGCAAATACGGATACGTGGACGAGTCTGGCAAGGTAAAGGTAGTTGAGTACGGAGCGAACAAATACGGCTTCCAACCATCCGGAGAAGGTATTACGGTTCCACCACCAACTCTAGTGGATGAAACCACAGGCAAGGATGCCCTGCTGGATTATGAAGACAATGTGCCTGCACCTCGTCCACAG AAAATCCGACCATCGAAGCCTCAACCACGCCCGCAACCTCAGCCACAGCCCCAGTACTATGACTACGAAGAAGAACAGCATCAAGCACAGCCTCAACAACAACACCAGCCACAACCGCAACCTCAGGTTCACTTCCAGCCTCAGCCTCAGCAGCAACCTAGATATCACCAACAACCTCAACAAGTACAAGCTCAATACGTACAGAACTCTCACTTCGGACCCGCGGCCAACAATCCAGCTGGACCAGCTCCTCCACGTGTCCAAATAGCGAACGCCGTACCGATTGACGTAGTCTACTCTCCCAAGCAACGCCCTGCTCGCCCAGAACCCAGCTACGACACCCGACCGCAAGCCTTCCCAAATGCCGGACCAGCACCCGAGCCCAAAATCCGTTACTCGGCCCCAGCCTTCGCTGCAGCAGCCCCAGCACCATTACCAAAAGCTAAC CTCGCACCGCAGCCTAACTATGCTCCGCAGCCAAACTACGCTCCACAGCCACGACCAGCTCCGGCTGCATACCAGCCCCGACCAGCTCAGGGTCGTAGCACCAGCGTCCTGGATCAGCTAGCGAAGGACTATGCGCTGCCACAGGGTGGAGCCGCACCACTGCACGATATCTCATTCGGTTACTTCTAG